GTGGTTCTTGATAAAGATAGTAACAGGTTTGAAATTTCCGGTAACTCCCTGCCAGAGGATGTTAACTCATTCTATACTCCAATCCTTTCATGGTTTGATGAATACACCTCCAGTCCAAATTTAAAAACTGAGGTTGTATTAAATTTTGAGTACTACAACACTTCATCATCTAAGATGATATTAAAGATTCTCGAAAAATTCAAAGAAATTCACAGGAAGGGCTTTGATGTAGAAATTCAATGGCATTACATGGATGATGATGAGGATATGATTGAGGCAGGGGAAGATTATTCCGAACACGTAAAAGTGCCATTTAAATTTGTCTCACACCAAAGATCCAACAATTGATCTAACCTTGAAATATCCCATCAAATGGATAGCATAATCTTAAAACTTCGACTTCTAGCATTAAGGATTACTGGTAAATTCCCAAAAGTTGATGCTGTTGAAGCCAAGGAAAAAGCCCTTCAAAACGAATTTGAGGAGTTTAACCTTTTTGCTAAATCAGACGAGTTACTAAGATTTCAGGAACTTAAAACCTGGATCGAAACTAAAGAGCATGAGCAGGTTAGACTAGACCTAAAAGCCAAAACATTCAAATCCTCCGTTGAGTTTCAAACTGAAAAAGAATTTATTACTCTGCGCAAAAATAAGGCTTTAAAAGATTATTTAATGCTCACCCAAACTAATACTCCTAAAGAGTATACCGATATTGATAAATCGGGATTACCTCAGAAATTTATTGAACTTAAAGCATACATAACCAGCCCAGAATACAAGAAGGAAAGAAAACGATTTGTGGCTGAAAATACCGATGAGTATAAAAAAGAACTTGCATTTAATGAATTAAAACAGAATGAGCAGGTTAAAAAATTCTTCACCCTTAAGAAATCTAAATCGTTACAAAACTACTTTCAGATCAAGGATTCAGATATACTACCAAGATATAACAAATTAAAGGATCAGGTTGATTCCCCAGACTTTAAGGAAAAGAAAGTCTACCTATTATCTACCGACAAATTTGAGAAAACAGAACAGTACCAAAAACTTCAAGAATACAATAAGTTAAAACAATCCGAAAAAATTCGTTGGTACTTTAAGGCCATTAAGGATGATAAGTTTAAGGAGATTAAAAAATGGGAGTTGACCTTTAGTGAAGAATTTGAGAGTAAAAAACTTGATCAGCAAAAATGGCTCACAAAATTTTTCTGGGGTGAAGCATTACTAAACAGCAGCTATTCCCTTGCTTCTGATAGTCATTGGTATACCGATGGCAATAACATTTCAATTGATAAAAGCATCCTTAAAATATCTACACGCAAGGAGAAAGCAAGTGGCTTATCCTGGGATTCAAAATATGGTTTTATCCCTAAGGAGTTTGACTATACATCTGGTGTTATTAGTACTGGGAATTCATTCCGTCAGCAACATGGTCGAT
Above is a window of Bacteroidales bacterium DNA encoding:
- a CDS encoding DUF1987 domain-containing protein, with protein sequence MEKILIDPTNETPKVVLDKDSNRFEISGNSLPEDVNSFYTPILSWFDEYTSSPNLKTEVVLNFEYYNTSSSKMILKILEKFKEIHRKGFDVEIQWHYMDDDEDMIEAGEDYSEHVKVPFKFVSHQRSNN
- a CDS encoding family 16 glycosylhydrolase; the protein is MDSIILKLRLLALRITGKFPKVDAVEAKEKALQNEFEEFNLFAKSDELLRFQELKTWIETKEHEQVRLDLKAKTFKSSVEFQTEKEFITLRKNKALKDYLMLTQTNTPKEYTDIDKSGLPQKFIELKAYITSPEYKKERKRFVAENTDEYKKELAFNELKQNEQVKKFFTLKKSKSLQNYFQIKDSDILPRYNKLKDQVDSPDFKEKKVYLLSTDKFEKTEQYQKLQEYNKLKQSEKIRWYFKAIKDDKFKEIKKWELTFSEEFESKKLDQQKWLTKFFWGEALLNSSYSLASDSHWYTDGNNISIDKSILKISTRKEKASGLSWDSKYGFIPKEFDYTSGVISTGNSFRQQHGRFEAKIKITSLEGIYHAFWLVGDKMLPEVDIFRKKGDGSSALQGAFFWENGQKGKPKKSITSVGGLSLDSEFYILGVDWDEQKITWKINGIPFKVETNNLPKGAVYLVLSSGVNGKIDESKLPITLEVDWVKCWTHKKDQV